From one Caldithrix abyssi DSM 13497 genomic stretch:
- the bshB1 gene encoding bacillithiol biosynthesis deacetylase BshB1: MKLDVLAFGTHPDDVELFCGGTIARLVDQGCRVGIVDLTRGELGTRGNAKLRHKESQVAAATLGVHIRENVGISDGNIALNPENRQKIIYFVRKFQPKLVLAPYEQDRHPDHEHASKLITESCFYAGLVRIEDGQKAHRPKGIIYYFSHHVEQPTFIVDISEFFKTKLMGLRAYKSQFYSGEKSDGQQETYISTAKFWQSIEVRARFYGNLIGVEYGEPFFYRSPLKITNLLENFA; the protein is encoded by the coding sequence ATGAAGTTAGACGTACTGGCTTTTGGCACACACCCCGACGATGTGGAGCTGTTTTGCGGCGGAACCATAGCGCGGTTGGTCGATCAGGGCTGTCGCGTGGGTATCGTGGATTTGACGCGCGGCGAGTTGGGAACGCGCGGTAACGCTAAACTGCGTCATAAAGAATCGCAAGTTGCCGCTGCTACTTTAGGGGTGCATATTCGTGAAAATGTCGGCATCTCTGACGGTAACATCGCATTGAATCCGGAAAACAGACAAAAGATTATCTATTTCGTACGTAAGTTTCAGCCGAAACTGGTTCTTGCGCCTTACGAGCAGGATCGTCATCCGGATCATGAACATGCTTCAAAGTTGATTACAGAGAGCTGTTTTTACGCCGGTCTGGTCAGAATTGAAGACGGGCAGAAAGCGCATCGTCCTAAAGGCATTATCTATTATTTCAGCCATCATGTGGAACAACCTACTTTTATTGTGGACATCAGCGAATTTTTTAAGACCAAGTTAATGGGGCTGCGCGCTTACAAAAGTCAATTTTATTCCGGTGAAAAGAGCGACGGACAGCAAGAAACATACATCAGCACGGCTAAGTTCTGGCAATCGATTGAAGTGCGCGCCAGGTTTTATGGCAATTTGATTGGCGTTGAATACGGCGAGCCGTTTTTTTATCGTTCCCCGTTAAAAATTACCAACTTGTTGGAAAATTTTGCGTAA
- a CDS encoding sigma-54 interaction domain-containing protein → MRSKIQNGKFTEVILDSLGEGLFTVDKDFRVQTINRAAERLLGIKREKVLGDFCKNVFRTVRCLGECPIQKVLEDNKNVFDLENEMTHASGRRLKVQLNAAVLREENGEPIGGVISFRDITHLEEIHKNLFSRTNFHGIIGTHKSMQEIYDLIEEVADSDSSVLIQGESGTGKELIANAIQKTSKRRDKPFIKVNCSVFPPDLLASELFGHVKGAFTDAVKDRVGRFEMADGGTIFLDEIAEMPLQMQVHLLRVLQEGTFERVGESVTRKVNVRIIAATNKDIRKEMMAGRFREDLYYRLNVIPIYAPPLRERKCDIPHLVRYFMQKFSLLTGKKIKEIDDEAMDLLLSYAWPGNVRELENTIEYAFARTKGNIIHASKLPPNVRLNTKCLGESAETFKSQSLPETSEPQIIRHTLEKVKWNRSKAAEILGMGRTTLWRKMRQYGLLET, encoded by the coding sequence ATGAGGTCCAAAATTCAAAACGGAAAATTTACCGAAGTCATTCTGGATTCATTAGGCGAAGGCCTTTTTACAGTTGATAAGGATTTTCGCGTGCAGACCATAAATCGTGCGGCCGAACGGTTGTTGGGCATTAAGCGAGAAAAAGTTCTGGGAGATTTTTGTAAGAATGTTTTCCGGACGGTACGCTGTTTAGGCGAATGTCCGATTCAAAAGGTGCTTGAGGATAACAAGAATGTATTCGATTTAGAAAACGAAATGACCCATGCTTCCGGTCGAAGACTTAAAGTTCAGCTAAACGCAGCCGTTCTGCGCGAAGAAAACGGCGAACCGATCGGCGGTGTGATCAGTTTTCGCGACATAACTCATCTGGAAGAAATCCACAAGAATTTATTTTCACGCACCAATTTTCATGGCATCATTGGCACGCACAAATCGATGCAGGAGATTTACGATTTAATCGAAGAGGTGGCGGACTCCGATTCCAGCGTTTTAATCCAGGGAGAGTCGGGTACGGGTAAGGAGCTCATCGCCAACGCCATTCAAAAAACCAGCAAGCGCAGAGACAAACCTTTTATTAAAGTGAACTGTTCGGTTTTTCCTCCCGACCTTCTGGCCAGCGAATTGTTTGGCCATGTAAAGGGCGCCTTTACAGACGCCGTGAAAGATCGCGTAGGAAGGTTTGAAATGGCAGACGGCGGAACCATTTTCCTGGATGAAATTGCCGAAATGCCTTTGCAAATGCAGGTCCATCTGCTGCGTGTTTTGCAGGAGGGCACGTTTGAGCGCGTGGGAGAATCGGTGACGCGCAAGGTGAACGTGCGCATTATTGCCGCAACCAATAAAGACATTCGCAAAGAGATGATGGCAGGACGCTTTAGAGAGGACCTGTATTACCGCTTGAATGTGATTCCCATTTATGCGCCGCCATTGCGCGAACGCAAATGCGACATTCCGCATCTGGTGCGCTATTTTATGCAGAAGTTTTCACTGCTTACCGGCAAAAAAATTAAAGAGATTGATGACGAAGCCATGGACTTATTGTTAAGTTATGCCTGGCCTGGCAATGTGCGCGAGCTGGAAAACACCATCGAATACGCTTTTGCCCGAACAAAAGGGAATATCATTCACGCTTCCAAATTGCCTCCCAATGTTCGGTTAAATACCAAATGCCTTGGCGAAAGCGCTGAAACATTCAAAAGTCAATCCCTACCAGAAACTTCAGAGCCGCAGATCATTCGCCATACTCTGGAAAAGGTTAAGTGGAATCGATCGAAAGCGGCAGAAATTCTGGGGATGGGGCGTACGACTTTGTGGCGCAAGATGAGGCAATACGGTTTGCTGGAGACTTGA
- a CDS encoding TrkH family potassium uptake protein, whose translation MEQEEPRIEGLKAFWNTLKIRFYEVSDKVIHAVNISLFFVSIAALVSLALEYGFYISPQMEQIIERVNIVIVLYYVLQYFVKLLFTLEKLEYIRTHWFESALVLLIITEASLVLHELGLSQFQNYLVDLNVKALTRLTIVGAQVVIILTIISGAVRLNRRIAYLRFHPAQTLMLSFFIVIVLGTLLLKLPRAVAPGHQLSWLDSLFTATSATCVTGLIVVDTGTHFSMLGQLIILTLIQIGGLGIMTISSFFALFLGRGMAIRERIMLQEMLNVERLDAITRLVKGVILITFLMEALGVVLLFFSWDLPQWSVGQRLYHSVFHSVSAFCNAGFSLNSDSLMSFNQNYPVMLTIALLIIVGGLGFVVMIDLTRGRIFEYSPKKRVHRYSVHTRLVLIITGVLLIAGTVLFLLIEPFEGSWTFKALNAFFCSVTARTAGFNTVDIGHLTTSSALLLMLLMFIGASPGSTGGGIKTTTLGILIASFISIIRGKTRIELFRRSISFTILNRALVVFAFAISFIMLSSFLLSLTEQADFLNLLFEEISAFGTVGLSRGITAGLSSWGKLIIIVSMFVGRVGVLTLAFAITTPREHLRVEYPEEKNVMVG comes from the coding sequence GTGGAACAGGAAGAACCACGAATCGAAGGCCTTAAAGCTTTCTGGAATACCTTAAAAATCCGCTTTTATGAAGTTTCCGATAAAGTGATTCATGCGGTTAATATTTCGCTGTTTTTTGTGAGCATAGCGGCTTTGGTTAGCCTGGCGCTGGAATATGGCTTTTACATCTCTCCGCAAATGGAACAAATTATCGAACGCGTCAACATTGTTATTGTGCTCTATTATGTGTTGCAGTACTTTGTTAAACTGCTTTTTACGTTAGAAAAGCTGGAGTACATCCGCACGCACTGGTTCGAAAGCGCCCTGGTGCTTTTAATCATTACAGAAGCCAGCCTGGTATTGCACGAATTGGGCCTGTCGCAGTTTCAAAATTACCTTGTGGATCTTAACGTTAAAGCTTTAACGCGTTTGACAATTGTGGGCGCCCAGGTGGTGATTATTTTGACCATCATCAGCGGCGCGGTGCGCTTAAATCGCAGAATTGCCTATTTGCGTTTTCATCCGGCGCAGACGTTGATGCTAAGTTTTTTTATTGTCATCGTTCTGGGCACTCTGCTTTTAAAGCTGCCCAGAGCCGTGGCTCCCGGTCATCAGTTAAGCTGGCTGGATTCTCTGTTCACGGCCACCAGCGCCACCTGTGTTACCGGCCTGATTGTGGTGGACACGGGAACGCACTTTTCCATGTTGGGCCAGTTGATTATTCTCACCTTAATTCAGATTGGCGGGCTGGGCATTATGACCATCTCCAGCTTTTTTGCCCTGTTTTTAGGGCGGGGGATGGCCATCCGCGAACGCATCATGCTGCAGGAGATGTTAAACGTGGAGCGGCTGGACGCCATCACGCGGCTGGTGAAAGGCGTTATTTTAATCACCTTTTTAATGGAAGCGCTTGGCGTTGTGTTGCTGTTTTTTAGCTGGGATCTGCCGCAGTGGAGTGTCGGGCAGCGCCTCTACCATTCGGTCTTCCATTCCGTGTCGGCCTTTTGCAACGCGGGCTTTTCACTTAACAGCGATTCGCTGATGTCATTTAATCAAAATTATCCGGTGATGCTGACCATTGCCCTGCTGATCATCGTCGGCGGCCTGGGCTTTGTGGTGATGATCGACTTAACGCGCGGGCGAATTTTCGAATATTCACCTAAAAAAAGGGTGCATCGTTATTCCGTCCATACGCGCCTGGTTTTAATCATTACGGGCGTACTGCTGATTGCAGGGACCGTTTTGTTTTTACTCATTGAACCGTTTGAAGGGAGCTGGACTTTTAAAGCGCTCAACGCCTTTTTCTGTTCGGTGACGGCGCGAACAGCCGGCTTTAACACGGTGGATATTGGCCATTTAACCACTTCTTCGGCGCTGCTTTTAATGCTTTTGATGTTCATCGGCGCCTCGCCGGGCTCAACCGGCGGCGGCATTAAAACCACCACGCTGGGCATTTTGATTGCCAGTTTTATTTCTATCATTCGCGGAAAGACGCGCATCGAATTGTTCAGGCGTAGCATCTCGTTTACCATTTTGAATCGTGCGCTGGTCGTCTTTGCCTTTGCCATTTCGTTCATCATGCTCTCTTCTTTTTTGTTGAGCCTGACCGAACAGGCGGATTTTTTAAATCTATTGTTTGAAGAAATTTCGGCCTTTGGCACGGTGGGACTTTCCAGGGGCATCACGGCTGGTCTGAGCAGCTGGGGAAAACTGATTATAATCGTATCCATGTTTGTAGGGCGCGTGGGCGTTTTAACGCTGGCCTTTGCCATTACCACGCCACGCGAACACTTACGCGTGGAATATCCGGAAGAAAAAAATGTAATGGTTGGATAA
- a CDS encoding potassium channel family protein, with protein MNKFLIIGLGIFGRELAVSLIEKGAEVIAVDQKMELVEEIQDQVTYAIRLDAMDERALSSIGLEEIDVGVVCIGEDFESNLLAAVHLKNFGVKTVIARASNPTQEKILKAVGVDLVITPEMEAAERLSYRLMHQGLLDVTFIGGGTVAAKIKVPEVFVGKTPAELQLRSKFGVNLIAIHTPQLSKDGRQLPPIVNNNPDANTVFKEGDIMVLIGSHRDLQKISRLQNK; from the coding sequence ATGAATAAATTTTTGATTATTGGTCTGGGGATTTTCGGCCGGGAGCTGGCCGTCAGCCTGATTGAAAAAGGGGCGGAGGTGATTGCCGTGGATCAAAAGATGGAGCTGGTGGAAGAGATTCAGGATCAGGTCACCTATGCCATTCGTCTGGATGCCATGGACGAGCGGGCGTTAAGCAGCATTGGCCTGGAAGAGATTGATGTGGGCGTGGTTTGTATTGGCGAGGACTTTGAGTCGAATTTGTTAGCTGCGGTGCATTTAAAGAATTTTGGCGTTAAAACAGTCATCGCTCGCGCCTCTAATCCGACACAGGAAAAGATATTAAAGGCCGTTGGCGTGGACCTGGTCATCACACCGGAAATGGAAGCCGCCGAGCGCCTGTCATATCGCTTAATGCATCAAGGTCTGTTAGATGTGACCTTTATTGGCGGTGGAACAGTGGCCGCTAAAATAAAAGTCCCCGAGGTTTTTGTGGGCAAGACGCCGGCCGAATTACAGTTGCGCTCTAAGTTTGGCGTGAATTTAATCGCCATCCACACTCCGCAGCTCAGCAAAGATGGCCGACAGTTACCGCCCATTGTCAACAACAATCCCGACGCCAACACGGTTTTTAAAGAGGGGGACATTATGGTGTTGATTGGCAGCCATCGCGACTTGCAGAAGATTTCCCGACTGCAGAACAAGTAG
- a CDS encoding tetratricopeptide repeat protein: protein MSEMLANRYFIARRFDLALPIFEKEVARGNHHVAIQKKMIICYCAVGRLEEAFELFFELVQQDPGIIINTDPYWDDCPCPQMVKEWENTEQKAGINPREALMIGMLYLYCDLDKAIYYLEKALDYDDYFLKISSVLRHLKKVKSDAMKSKIKAED, encoded by the coding sequence ATGTCAGAGATGTTAGCGAACAGATATTTTATTGCAAGAAGATTTGATCTGGCCCTGCCCATTTTTGAAAAAGAGGTAGCGCGCGGTAATCATCATGTGGCCATTCAAAAAAAGATGATTATTTGTTACTGTGCCGTGGGGCGATTGGAAGAGGCATTCGAACTGTTCTTTGAATTGGTGCAGCAAGATCCGGGCATCATTATTAATACCGATCCTTACTGGGATGATTGCCCATGCCCGCAGATGGTAAAGGAGTGGGAAAATACGGAGCAGAAAGCAGGAATAAATCCGCGTGAGGCCTTGATGATTGGCATGCTTTATCTCTATTGTGATCTTGATAAGGCCATCTACTATCTGGAAAAGGCGCTTGATTATGATGATTATTTTCTGAAAATCAGCTCGGTTTTAAGACACTTAAAAAAAGTAAAGAGCGATGCGATGAAAAGCAAGATCAAAGCTGAAGATTGA
- the xerD gene encoding site-specific tyrosine recombinase XerD — protein sequence MNDLFQQYKSYLLFEQNLTDNSIDAYLRDVRRFLTYLKTVGVDSPTRVKPAHVQRLIQLLSEMGLSASSVARNLSSIRGFYRFLLAENYMEADPTETIDRPKLARRLPSVLSYEEVRKLIEMPDVKHYLGLRDRAMLETIYACGLRVSELLNLTLNDIYWKEEFVRIFGKGRKERLVPVARTALNWIQRYIDRSRPTLDRYNRSQGVLFLNVRGGALSRMGFWKILKQYVERAGIRKEIHPHTFRHSFATHLLERGADLRAVQEMLGHADISTTQIYTHIDRTFLMQEYQTFHPRSDVNMKQNQNKLRS from the coding sequence ATGAATGATCTTTTCCAACAGTATAAATCTTATCTTTTATTTGAACAAAATTTAACAGACAATTCCATTGATGCCTACCTGCGCGACGTACGGCGATTTTTAACCTATTTAAAAACGGTGGGAGTGGATTCGCCCACCAGAGTAAAACCGGCGCATGTGCAACGCCTAATTCAGCTGCTCAGCGAAATGGGGCTTTCAGCCAGCAGTGTGGCGCGCAATCTTTCATCCATCCGCGGCTTTTATCGTTTTTTACTGGCCGAAAATTACATGGAAGCGGACCCCACGGAAACCATTGACCGGCCAAAGTTAGCCCGTCGTTTGCCCTCTGTTCTGAGCTATGAGGAAGTGCGAAAATTAATTGAAATGCCGGATGTGAAACATTATCTTGGCCTGCGAGACCGCGCCATGCTGGAAACCATTTACGCCTGCGGACTGCGCGTTTCTGAATTACTTAATCTGACCTTAAACGACATTTATTGGAAGGAAGAATTCGTACGTATTTTCGGTAAGGGGCGCAAAGAACGGCTGGTGCCTGTGGCGCGTACGGCTCTGAACTGGATTCAAAGGTACATCGATCGTTCAAGGCCCACCTTAGATCGTTACAACCGTTCGCAGGGCGTCCTCTTTTTAAATGTCCGCGGCGGCGCCCTGAGCAGGATGGGGTTCTGGAAAATTCTCAAACAATATGTTGAGCGCGCCGGAATCCGTAAGGAAATCCATCCGCACACTTTCCGCCACTCGTTTGCCACCCATCTTCTGGAGCGGGGCGCCGATTTACGCGCTGTGCAGGAGATGTTGGGCCATGCCGATATCAGCACCACGCAAATTTACACGCACATCGATCGAACCTTTTTGATGCAGGAATACCAGACCTTTCATCCCCGAAGCGATGTTAATATGAAACAAAACCAGAACAAGTTACGGAGTTAA
- a CDS encoding tetratricopeptide repeat protein, producing MIDLAKGIELFEKGKINQAEKHFKNILEKQKENPEVHFYLGRIAFQKDQYDAAISYFEKAIEYNPEEARYHEMYGETLGLKAQQAGMIKGAMMLRKVKAAFEKALSLNPESLMAREGLFMINLFAPGVAGGDEKKAMELFELIKKQNATHGHMAQALIHLKNNRLEEAEKEFELAVRQNGNDREILMRSARFFLQRKKYDRVLEIADLYIQHFPDDPRGYQLKGEAYLSEDNADEALNWFNLAIEKDDLFFNAYFHRAKVFLAKGKSEMAQKDVDFILNHPEASKEFKERAKKLMK from the coding sequence ATGATTGATTTAGCAAAGGGCATTGAACTATTTGAAAAGGGCAAGATAAACCAGGCAGAAAAACATTTTAAGAATATATTGGAAAAGCAAAAAGAAAATCCGGAAGTCCATTTTTATCTGGGGAGAATTGCCTTTCAAAAAGATCAATACGACGCCGCCATTTCATATTTTGAAAAAGCGATTGAGTATAACCCCGAAGAAGCCCGCTATCACGAAATGTATGGCGAAACCCTGGGCTTAAAGGCGCAACAGGCGGGCATGATTAAAGGCGCCATGATGCTGCGCAAGGTAAAAGCCGCCTTTGAAAAAGCGCTGTCCCTTAATCCGGAGAGCCTGATGGCCAGAGAAGGCCTGTTCATGATTAACCTGTTTGCACCCGGCGTGGCCGGCGGCGACGAAAAAAAAGCCATGGAATTGTTTGAGTTGATTAAAAAACAAAATGCCACGCACGGACACATGGCACAGGCTTTAATTCACCTTAAAAACAACCGCCTGGAAGAAGCAGAAAAAGAATTCGAGCTGGCCGTGCGTCAAAACGGCAATGATCGTGAGATATTGATGCGCAGCGCAAGATTTTTCTTGCAACGAAAAAAATACGATAGAGTGCTTGAAATTGCCGATCTTTACATTCAACACTTCCCGGACGATCCCCGCGGTTACCAGTTAAAGGGCGAAGCCTATTTAAGTGAGGACAATGCAGACGAAGCATTGAACTGGTTTAACCTGGCCATTGAAAAGGATGACCTGTTCTTTAACGCCTATTTTCACCGCGCTAAAGTATTTTTAGCCAAAGGTAAGTCCGAAATGGCTCAAAAAGACGTCGATTTCATTTTAAACCATCCCGAAGCTTCGAAAGAGTTTAAGGAACGGGCTAAAAAATTAATGAAGTGA
- a CDS encoding NAD(P)/FAD-dependent oxidoreductase, with amino-acid sequence MLFDTDIAIVGAGPAGSTASLFLAKQNIAHVIIDKAEFPRDKICGDGLSGKVVGVLEELNPKWIEEMQADEAHFLDSWGVRFVAPNGEAIDLPFRINQSLPERAPGFISKRIHFDQFLFSKIDHSIAKVFLRTELKKVEREGQALILHLTQNGKALTARTRLLVAAEGDRSVVARQLAGYRMQRPYYYAGLRAYYENVADLHPQNFIELHFLEECLPGYFWIFPLPNNQANVGVGILSSDIKKRKLNIKKIMLSAIENNPTIKERFKNARMIDPIKGWGLPLGTVKHPLSGDNYLLVGDAGSLIDPFTGEGIGNAMFSARIAARLIPQFLEAGDFSARALKRYDAEVYDRMWSELSLSATLQKLVRIRWLFNFVIKRINSNPHLQETFSTMFNDLDNRAKLRSPLFYLRLLLNL; translated from the coding sequence ATGTTATTCGATACAGATATTGCCATTGTGGGCGCAGGACCTGCGGGAAGTACCGCCTCTCTCTTTCTGGCCAAACAAAATATTGCCCATGTGATCATCGATAAAGCCGAATTCCCGCGCGATAAAATTTGCGGCGACGGTTTAAGCGGCAAGGTGGTCGGCGTGCTCGAAGAGTTGAATCCGAAATGGATCGAAGAAATGCAAGCCGATGAGGCGCATTTTTTAGATAGTTGGGGCGTGCGTTTTGTGGCGCCAAACGGGGAGGCCATTGATTTGCCGTTCAGGATTAATCAATCGCTCCCCGAACGCGCGCCGGGGTTCATCAGCAAACGCATTCATTTTGATCAATTCCTCTTTTCTAAAATAGATCATTCTATTGCAAAAGTTTTTTTAAGAACCGAGCTGAAAAAGGTGGAGCGAGAAGGGCAGGCGCTCATTTTGCACTTAACGCAAAACGGCAAGGCGCTAACAGCGCGCACGCGACTGCTTGTGGCCGCCGAAGGCGATCGTTCCGTTGTGGCCCGTCAATTAGCGGGCTACAGAATGCAGCGTCCCTATTATTACGCCGGTCTGCGCGCCTACTATGAAAATGTGGCCGACCTGCATCCGCAAAATTTTATCGAATTGCATTTTCTGGAAGAGTGTTTACCCGGTTATTTCTGGATATTTCCGTTGCCCAATAACCAGGCCAATGTGGGCGTGGGCATTTTGTCCAGCGATATTAAAAAGCGAAAGCTCAATATTAAAAAGATTATGTTGAGCGCCATCGAAAATAATCCGACCATTAAAGAACGCTTTAAAAATGCCCGGATGATCGATCCAATTAAGGGCTGGGGCCTGCCGCTGGGAACGGTAAAACACCCGTTATCGGGCGATAATTATTTGCTTGTAGGCGATGCCGGTTCTTTAATCGATCCTTTTACGGGCGAGGGCATTGGCAACGCCATGTTCAGCGCGCGCATCGCCGCCCGATTGATTCCGCAATTTCTGGAAGCGGGCGATTTTTCTGCCAGAGCTTTAAAACGCTACGATGCTGAGGTGTACGATCGCATGTGGAGCGAGTTGAGTTTAAGCGCCACGCTCCAGAAGCTGGTGCGTATTCGCTGGCTGTTCAACTTTGTTATTAAGCGAATCAATTCCAATCCACATTTGCAAGAAACTTTTTCAACCATGTTCAATGACCTGGACAATCGCGCCAAATTGCGTTCGCCATTGTTTTATCTGCGATTATTATTAAATTTATGA
- a CDS encoding BamA/OMP85 family outer membrane protein, with protein MHIKGEIPVPEKQLLKTLEMNSGSVFSPSLLAHKEKELLRYLMRRGYLQARVDSVSVHSAAGDSTRKIITFFVNGGPEFRMRKTVVKSDSIAATEYEKVMELKTGRLFDQDVLQKDLKSMLRLAADRGHPFAQVEVEKINTESANGRGEVDLQIRIREDRTIFIKDVVFNGLHYTRPEVVLRQILFKPGMRFSQSWLNKIEERIQRLQLFEQISPPMMARVAEDSVLIIMKLEEGSATSFDGVVGYVPPPANDTNARGYLTGLIELSFRNLLGSGRKFKIFWEKTDRLSENFNFKYLEPWLLNYPIDAGLGFSREVRDTLYIAYDLQTTTQFNFNEMFSLFINFNRHSVNPDSLASYELGLAKNRTYGLEIGIRYDTRDYPFNPRAGVFYQSSYTYGLKQNLGPAALIERDSLQKRVGLNSLSLQVEWYRQLFKLQVIALQFHLKRIKGSHLQLSDYFWFGGSGSVRGYRERQFNGYLVSWLNVEYRFITGRNARVFLFTDFGYYKTIIQNMERETSIRGMGIGLRFKTPMGIMGVDYGLAQGESFRQGKIHVRLTSQF; from the coding sequence GTGCATATCAAAGGAGAAATTCCCGTCCCGGAAAAGCAGCTGTTAAAAACGTTAGAGATGAACAGCGGTTCGGTCTTTTCGCCTTCTCTGTTGGCGCACAAAGAAAAAGAACTCCTCCGTTATTTGATGCGCAGGGGATACCTGCAGGCGCGCGTTGATTCGGTAAGCGTACACAGTGCGGCTGGGGATTCTACGCGTAAGATTATTACCTTTTTTGTGAACGGCGGGCCTGAGTTCCGCATGCGCAAAACAGTCGTTAAAAGCGATTCCATTGCTGCCACAGAATATGAGAAGGTCATGGAACTTAAAACGGGGCGCCTGTTTGATCAGGATGTTCTGCAGAAAGACTTAAAAAGCATGCTGCGTCTGGCCGCCGACCGCGGCCACCCTTTTGCTCAGGTGGAGGTAGAAAAGATTAATACAGAAAGCGCTAACGGCAGGGGCGAGGTGGATTTACAGATTAGAATAAGAGAAGACCGGACGATTTTCATCAAAGATGTTGTTTTTAACGGCTTGCATTACACCCGGCCAGAAGTCGTTTTAAGACAAATCCTTTTTAAGCCGGGCATGCGCTTTAGTCAGAGCTGGCTGAATAAAATCGAAGAACGCATTCAAAGACTTCAATTATTTGAACAAATAAGCCCGCCGATGATGGCGCGTGTGGCCGAAGACAGCGTTTTGATCATCATGAAACTGGAAGAAGGCAGCGCCACCTCGTTCGACGGCGTGGTGGGTTATGTGCCGCCGCCGGCCAACGACACCAATGCCCGCGGCTATTTAACCGGATTGATCGAACTTTCGTTCAGAAACTTACTGGGCAGCGGCCGTAAGTTTAAAATCTTCTGGGAAAAAACAGACCGCCTTTCGGAAAATTTCAACTTTAAATATCTGGAACCCTGGCTGCTCAATTATCCCATCGACGCCGGCCTGGGATTCAGTCGTGAAGTTCGCGATACGCTGTACATTGCCTACGACCTGCAAACCACCACTCAATTTAACTTTAACGAGATGTTTTCTCTTTTTATTAATTTTAATCGTCATTCGGTCAATCCGGATTCTCTGGCCTCGTACGAGCTGGGCCTGGCTAAAAACCGAACGTACGGACTGGAAATCGGCATTCGATACGACACGCGCGATTATCCGTTCAATCCGCGGGCGGGTGTTTTTTATCAGAGCAGCTACACATACGGCCTTAAGCAAAATCTGGGCCCTGCTGCGCTCATTGAACGCGACAGCTTACAGAAAAGAGTTGGCCTGAACAGTCTGAGTTTGCAGGTCGAATGGTATCGCCAGCTCTTTAAACTTCAGGTAATCGCCCTGCAATTCCATTTAAAAAGGATTAAAGGATCGCATTTACAATTGAGCGACTATTTCTGGTTCGGCGGCAGCGGCTCGGTGCGGGGCTATCGGGAGCGGCAATTTAACGGTTACCTGGTAAGCTGGTTAAATGTGGAATATCGTTTTATTACCGGCCGTAATGCCAGAGTGTTTTTATTTACAGACTTCGGTTATTACAAAACCATCATTCAAAACATGGAACGGGAAACTTCGATCAGAGGTATGGGGATTGGATTGAGGTTTAAAACGCCAATGGGCATTATGGGCGTGGACTACGGTCTGGCGCAGGGCGAAAGCTTTCGACAGGGGAAAATACATGTGCGTCTGACCAGCCAGTTTTAA